The stretch of DNA CCATCAATACGCTCATCCGCTATATCAACGAGCTGTTCGGCACGAATATAGAAGCCCAGTATTCGGAGCCGCGCGCCGGAGATGTGAAGCACTCCCTGGCCAACATCGGCAAGGCGCGCCAGTTCCTCGGCTATGAGCCCCAGGTTGAATTCCGCAAAGGCCTTGAAAAGGTGGTACAATGGATGAAAGGCGAATGAGACCTCATCCGTCGCAGCAATTATAATACTACAGTTATATTCATCAACCACGGAGATACAATATGGACCTCAAAGCAAAGATCGAATCCAAGCAGGCCGTACTGGGTATCGTTGGACTGGGTTATGTGGGATTGCCTCTGCTCATAGAATTTGCACGCAAGGGGTTCTCCATCATTGGGCTTGACATCGACCAGAGCAAGATCGACAAGCTGAGCGCCGGTAAGAGCTACATCAAGCATATTCCCTCGAAGGATATCGAGGAGATCAATGGTCTGGGCAAGGTGAAATACACTGCCGATTTCGCAAAATCCCCTGAGGCGGATGTCATCCTCATCGCCCTACCGACCCCGCTTGACGAGCACCGCGAGCCGGATCTCTCCTACATCGAGGTCACCTCGCATGAGCTGAAAAAGTATCTGCGCGCCGGGCAGATGTTCATTCTCGAGTCGAGCACCTGGCCGGGCACCACCGACGAGGTGATGCGGCCGATCCTCGAGGAGTCCGGCAAGAAGTGCGGCGTCGATTTCTGGGTTGCCTTCTCGCCGGAGCGCGAGGATCCCAATAACCAGAATTTCACCATCCGCACCATTCCTAAAATCGTCGGCGCCGATGATCCCTACGCTCGCGAATGCGCGATCAGCCTCTACGGTTGTATCACTACGCCGGTGCCGGTCAGCAGCACCCGCGCTGCCGAGTCCGCCAAACTGCTCGAGAACATCTTTCGCAGCGTTAACATCGCCCTGGTCAACGAGATGAAGCAGATCCTCGAGCGCATGGGCATCGACGTCTGGGAGGTGATCAAGGCGGCCTCGACCAAGCCCTTCGGCTTCATGCCCTTCTATCCCGGCCCCGGCCTCGGAGGCCATTGCATCCCGATCGATCCTTTCTATCTGACCTGGAAGGCGCGTGAATTCGATATGCCCACCCGCTTTATCGAACTGGCCGGAGAAATAAACACCAACATGCCCTACTACGTCTTTGAAAAGACCCTCGAGGCCATCAATGAGCAGGGTAAAAGCCTCAAAAACGCCAAAGTGCTGATCCTCGGTGCCGCCTACAAGAAGGATATCGATGACATGCGCGAGACGCCGGCCTTCAAGGTCATCGAGATCCTCCACGAGCGCGGCTGCACGGTGGACTATCACGACCCCTATGTGCCCAAGCTGCCGGCGACGCGCAAGTATCAGTACGAGATGAGCAGCGTGCCGCTCACCGCAGAGAACGTCAAAAAGTACGATGTGGTCATCGTCATCACCGACCACACCGATGTCGATTACGAGCTGGTACGCAAGCACGCCAGCCTGATCATCGACACCCGCAATGTCTACAAGCTCTACGGCAAGCTCGGCGACGGCAATATCGTCAAGGCGTAAAGTGTTTTCTTGTCACCAAGGGAGCCTCATCACCGGGGTTCCCTTTCTTTTTAAGTGGTATACGCCAAAAGGTGAACTGGCTTTTTGGCGAATAAAAGATCTTGCAATTTGATACTATCAGTAGTATATTAATGGAGAAGTAGTGTCTAAGATAGAAAAGGTGTTGGAGCATTGGCGACGACGGCCGCCTGAGGTCAGGCGGGATGAAGTGCTTTCAGTCCTCAAACACTACGGGTTTGAAGTGGATACTAAAAGGGGATCCCATATTTTTGTCCGCCACCTCAGACTCATCGGGCGACCCGGCTATGATGCGTTGGGTGGTTTTGTATTCCCGGGCCAGGGCGGGCAACGGG from bacterium encodes:
- a CDS encoding nucleotide sugar dehydrogenase, which codes for MDLKAKIESKQAVLGIVGLGYVGLPLLIEFARKGFSIIGLDIDQSKIDKLSAGKSYIKHIPSKDIEEINGLGKVKYTADFAKSPEADVILIALPTPLDEHREPDLSYIEVTSHELKKYLRAGQMFILESSTWPGTTDEVMRPILEESGKKCGVDFWVAFSPEREDPNNQNFTIRTIPKIVGADDPYARECAISLYGCITTPVPVSSTRAAESAKLLENIFRSVNIALVNEMKQILERMGIDVWEVIKAASTKPFGFMPFYPGPGLGGHCIPIDPFYLTWKAREFDMPTRFIELAGEINTNMPYYVFEKTLEAINEQGKSLKNAKVLILGAAYKKDIDDMRETPAFKVIEILHERGCTVDYHDPYVPKLPATRKYQYEMSSVPLTAENVKKYDVVIVITDHTDVDYELVRKHASLIIDTRNVYKLYGKLGDGNIVKA
- a CDS encoding type II toxin-antitoxin system HicA family toxin, with product MSKIEKVLEHWRRRPPEVRRDEVLSVLKHYGFEVDTKRGSHIFVRHLRLIGRPGYDALGGFVFPGQGGQRVKGAYLKDILQAIDMITEEEQ